From the genome of Pseudonocardia sp. EC080619-01:
GTACACGTCGAACCCGGTGGAGGCCAGCAGGTAGGTCGCGACGAAGTTGCTGGCGCGGGCCGGGTTGGGCGACGCACCGACCATCGCGACGGTCCGGGTGTCGCGCAGGATCCGCTGCCGCCGCCACGCGGGCGGGTTCTCCCAGGTCACGCGTCCTCCTTCAGCGCTGCGGTGAGGGCCTGGTCCAGGTCCCACACGATGTCGTCCGGATCCTCGAGACCGACCGAGATCCGGATCATGTCCGCGGGGACGCCGGCCTGGTCCAGCTGGTCGGGCGTGAGCTGCTGGTGCGTCGTCGACGCCGGGTGCAGCACCAGCGTGCGCGCGTCGCCGACGTTGGCGAGATGGCTGCACAGCTGCACCGACTCGATGAACCGGGCGCCCGCGTCGCGGCCGCCCGTCACACCGAACGCGAAGACCGCGCCCGGCCCGTCCGGCAGGTAGCGCCCGGCGCGCTCGTGGTGCTCGTGCGAGGGCAGCCCCGGGTAGGTCACGTACTCGACGCGCGGGTCGGCCTCCAGCCACTCCGCGACCCGGCGAGCGTTCGCGACGTGCTGGTCCATCCGCTGCGGGAGCGTCTCGACGCCCTGCATCAGCAGGAACGCCGAGTGCGCCGACAGCGTCGCGCCGACGTCGCGCAACTGCTCGGCCCGCAGCTTCGTGAGGAAGCCGAGCTCCTGGAAGTTGCCCCACCAGGTGAGCCCGCCGTACGACGGCACCGGCTCGGTCATCTGCGGGAAGTTCCCGTTGCCCCAGTCGAAGGTGCCCGCGTCGATGACGACGCCGCCCAGCGTGGTGCCGTGACCGCCGAGGAACTTCGTCACCGAGTGGATGACGATGTCGGCGCCGTGCTCGAGCGGGCGGCACAGGTACGGCGTCGCCAGCGTCGCGTCGATGATCAGCGGCAGGCCGCGGGCGTGCGCGACCTCGGCGAGCCCGGCGATGTCGGCGACCTCCCCGCCCGGGTTCGAGATCACCTCGGCGAACACGAACTTCGTGTCGTCGCGGATCGCCGCGGCGTAGTCGGCCGGGTCGGTGCCGGGCACGAACGTCGTGTCGACGCCGAAGCGCCGCAGCGTGACGTCGAGCTGGGTGATCGTGCCGCCGTAGAGCCCGGCCGCGGCGACGGCGTGGTCCCCGGTCCCGGCGAGCGCCGCGAAGGTCAGGAACTCCGCCGACTGCCCCGACGCCGTGCAGACCGCGCCGATCCCGCCCTCCAGGCTGGCCAGCCGCTCCTCCAGCGCCGACACCGTCGGGTTGGCGATCCGGGAGTAGATGAGCCCGTACTTCTGCAGGGCGAACAGCGCCGCGGCGTCGTCGGTGTCCCGGAAGACGTAGCTGGTGGTCTGGTGGATCGGGACGGCCCGCGATCCGGTCTCCGCGTCCGGCACCGTGCCCGCGTGCACGGCCCGGGTGCGGAAGCCCCAGGCCCGGTCCTGCTGCTGGTGATCGCTCACGGTCCCCATCCTGCCTCCTGACCGCGCGGCGTGGTGCGGGGTACCGTCCGATCATGCGCACCGTACGTCCGGAACATCCCTGTCGACCCGTCTGCGCCGCATGAGGATCGACGCGCGCGTCCGCGACTCGCTGGAGACCGTCGCCCGGGACGTCCGGGCCTGCGAGGAGATCGGGTACGACGGCGCCTGGAACGGCGAGAACCGCGCCGACGGCCTGCTGCCCCTCGTGCTCGCCGCCGAGCACTCGACGCGGGTGCAGCTCGGCCCGTCGGTCGCGATCGCCTTCGCGCGGACGCCGATGACGGTCGCCTACCCGGCCTGGGACCTGCAGCGGTTCTCCGGCGGACGGCTGGTGCTCGGCCTCGGCAGCCAGATCCGGCCGCACGTCACCCGCCGGTTCTCGATGCCGTGGTCGCGGCCGGCCGCGCGGATGCGGGAGTTCGTCGTCGCGCTGCGGGCGATCTGGCGGAGCTGGGAGACCGGCGAGCCGCTCGCGCACCGCGGCGAGTTCTACGACCACTCCCTGATGACGCCGG
Proteins encoded in this window:
- a CDS encoding O-acetylhomoserine aminocarboxypropyltransferase/cysteine synthase family protein, which codes for MGTVSDHQQQDRAWGFRTRAVHAGTVPDAETGSRAVPIHQTTSYVFRDTDDAAALFALQKYGLIYSRIANPTVSALEERLASLEGGIGAVCTASGQSAEFLTFAALAGTGDHAVAAAGLYGGTITQLDVTLRRFGVDTTFVPGTDPADYAAAIRDDTKFVFAEVISNPGGEVADIAGLAEVAHARGLPLIIDATLATPYLCRPLEHGADIVIHSVTKFLGGHGTTLGGVVIDAGTFDWGNGNFPQMTEPVPSYGGLTWWGNFQELGFLTKLRAEQLRDVGATLSAHSAFLLMQGVETLPQRMDQHVANARRVAEWLEADPRVEYVTYPGLPSHEHHERAGRYLPDGPGAVFAFGVTGGRDAGARFIESVQLCSHLANVGDARTLVLHPASTTHQQLTPDQLDQAGVPADMIRISVGLEDPDDIVWDLDQALTAALKEDA